The window GATGGACAGCATAAAACTCCCAGATGTTCAGGTTTCCTACATAAGTGAATTTTATTAACAAAATTATTTAGTTATTATTAACGTATAAACCCTTATGGATTCTTTGAACCCTATGCAAGGCAATATATTTCTTTTGCCAGCTCATAGTTAATATGTCCATTTTACAATATTTTACATTCCCTGCAATAAGGTCACTAATAATCAATTCCAGTAAACACGCGTAACCACCAGTGGAATGATAGACCTGATCTGGTGCATCAAGTAGATTTgatttttggtttttatttttttcaatgtctTCCGTCTCTTTGGAAAACAAGTGCACTGTATTGAACTACATAAGAAAAATAACGGAttacaaacatgaaattaagagaTCTGCTAGGCGCATGCACGCCAACCTGGCAAATCTGCAGAACATCCAGACATCAGATGGGCTATGCCATGTAGATGACCTGACCCAGAAATCAGGTTGGTCTAATCATCAGTGACCACCCATGGACACTGAAGGCTGAACATGGGCTGCTGGCAGCATTTTTAATCTGGAAAAATCAGCAttcaggtgtgacccacctgatgagttgactggattattttttgggccaggtcatctAACAGGGTAAGGCCAACCTGATGCACGGATCTGATGTCCCACACACGTGGCAAGTAGGCAGTGTGGCCACATTTAAAGGTGCATGCAGGCATAGCAAAGGTATTAAATTAAACATTTGGAGCAGTGTTAGCATTGCCAAAAGGAGCAATTGGCAAAATATTCTTCCCTAGACACTGTCAGAATGAGCATCCAAGTTGGTTTAATTTCATGTGCATACTTCAATTCTAGGGTATCTTATAAACTCCAGGTCATCACAGAAATTGAATAATTCAAATGTACGAAAATTGAACAAAACATAACCTTTCTAATTTAAAACTGAAAAGCAGAACAAGATGATTATACCGTGACATCCGAAAAACCAACGAAGTTATCAATCTCCCCAAAATGAGCCTGCACGGGTgccttaaccttcgaggggtctgcAAGTTCTGATGAAGGAACTCCATAGAAGGCAACAACAGCATCAACTTGAGGGACCAAAACAGCACTAGCAATTGACAGAGCACCACCCATGCAAAATCCTGTCACGCCCACCTGACATGAAGGCTAGAAGGTTAAGCATAACAAGCACTTCAATAAATTCAGCTAAAATGAATCAATTAgttaaaatgaataaataataacTGCAAGTCTCTTCGGTGCTTAAGGAGTGggattaatgcaggagcattttcacactgggcttgagtggggtggccaatgggatgcaggggcacactcagggtgggcggcccgtggaactcatgtgatttggggcccgtgtgaggcggaactcatgtgatttggagcccacgaggagggttcagccaaggacctaacccatggatgtgggggctgggctatgagataaatgaattaatttgccatgctctatcaattcgagcttttagagcaagtggttaattgttctgcatTAAATTAGTATCGGAGCgggagatctcgtgttcgagattcttcaccgggggtgattaatgcaaggggggcctgggctatgagataaaggaattaattcgtcatgctctctcagttcgagcttttagagcaagtggttaattgtcctgcatcagggaTCCTTGACCAAAGAACTGTTCTgtcatatttttaattttctgttCTGCTTCTCtgctgttttttgtttttctgcTGGCTTAGCGCCTTTTTAATAAAGTTTATCCTCTAAAAAAACTGCAAAAATTTAAATTTGACATGCCGGAATTAATCTTTTCTAAGGGTCCTTGTTCCAATAACTGGGAATAAGTGGAGGAAAAGAAATGCAATGGCTATTCATGATACCAGTATTTTGAATCTAGCCTCCCTGAAAGTGTGTGCCAACCGGGCACATGTaagagatccaagccgttcatcgggTGGCTCCACTATGTACCTTATGATggtctaaaaatcaggcctatccagTCATCAGGTGAGCTGCTTGCATCTCATGGTAGATGGACCATGCCTCTAAAAATATCCCAGACTGGGAGATCCTAACCAACAATCTCTGGACTTTCTTCGCTTGTATGTGGATCATTGCAGTATTTctattcttaaccatctatttgaagGTTACAAATAGAAAGGTCTTGATTATGTCACTGAGGAGATGATGGGGCATGATCCATCTATCTACATTAAGTTGTAATAGGCCAGTGGTCTAGATATCTGATGGGGCTTTTCTTCATACCTGTGTAATACTACGTAATCCCTCAATTGGATAAAATGGTAAATGATAATACTGGTAAAGGATAAACTGGCATTTTCTTGCGAACTACTACTTCAAGAATTGCTTCTTCAAACACTACAAATAACAAAACTCAGCCATGTACAATCagataaatagaaaataatggtaaccAATACACCTTCTTTGAACCATTTTCCTTGAGCCAGTTGACAGAAGCACCTATATCCTTAACGGCGCCTGGCCAATCAAGACCTTCCATCAAATGTTGTGCTTCAGCAACATCTAAACCAACTTTTCCACGATACAAACTGGAAAAAATACAAACAAAACGATAAGAAAAATGTACAAGCCAAATCGTTATAAATACAAAAACATTTTCAATGCTGGGAAGTGCAAAGCATAGGGAAGATCTTAGAACCTCCAGCACCACACCCTGTTTTGGTAAATATGACGCCGAATTTGTGAAGAAATGGATAACGCAGAACCTATAATCTAGAACATAAAAGAATACCATGAATATTTAGAAAAGCATACGAGTCTTACTCTGGGATGAGTGCTTTATATCCAGGATTGAGTTTGGAAATGTGTAAAGCGTGGTTCTTGACCTCAAAATCAACCCCCCACCACTCCTGCAAGACCACTATCCCAGGAGCATCTTCTTTTCCAACAACATATGCATCAAAGGTCTGAAGGTGAGCAAGACAAATCACAAGGTAAAGTTCATGATCGGAAACCAAAGCAAATGCAGGATTTACTTTCAGTATTTGAAGTAAACAAGTGCATTGCAAGCTTTGACACAAGGAAATACTGCGTTCGATTAAGCATATGCTTGGCCCAGCCAACTGTACAGGTGGGCCTACCTTTTGTCTATTGAAATTCATTCACATAGTAATTCCAGTGGCATATGGGAGATACCTGAAAATCTTCTTTTATGTGTCACCTAATCATCCGATTGCTTGCCATGGATTATTATCCATTTCCATCAGATGGCTAGGGAACATTTTGAAACCTGGTACAAACCTACTCGCAAATTGTCCAACTGCAGGTCCACTTGATCTGGCTGATGACATCTAGAAGTATATAGAATGGTAATTAATCATACAACAAAAGCATCATTTAAAGTAGTAAAAATCCTGATTTCCTAAGCAGGAGTTCACTAATTCAACTCTACCCAACTCtagtgatctttttttttttctttttcttttttctttattctgaAAGGCAAACTCAgctactttttcttcttcttcatcatctaagccttatcccaactaattggggttggctgcaAGAACCATGTTCTGCCATTTGCAACTCATTTGTATCTCTTGTTCCACCATTTCACTCTATAAAGGACCATATCTGCAATTAAAccatcatcaagtcttttcttagtaCCTCTAcctcatgtccttttgggccttcccttttcccttttagagccttcaacttgaaccaacttacTCCTAACGGATGCAGTGATTAGTCTCTAATGCagatggccaaaccatctaagtccacTCTCTCATCTTGTTGCCTAGTGGTGCTATTCTTAAATTCCCTCAGATGCATTCATTTCTATTCCTATCCTTtttcatcttgccactcatcaatCTCAACATCGACATTTCAGCTTACCCTAATTCTATGAAAATGTTGCTCcttgactgcccaacattctgcaAGATAAAGTCTTATGGTTATCTTATAAAATCTCCCCTTTAGTTCGATGGTATGCAACGATCACATAAAATTCTAAAGGCATATCTCAACTTCATCCATCTACTCTAAATCTATGAAAAACATCCACTTACACTAAATCTGTGAGAAACATCCTTCTCAGTCTCCCTGCTCTCATGATTTATCAACTAAAGATATTGAAAATGGTCACTTCGGGTACTTcttgatcaacaattttaacaTTTACAGTTTCCACGCCTATTTTTACTAAAATTACATTCCatgtgcttcttcttttttctttttcttgagagATACATGTGCTATTTTTTTACTTTGGCTGATTTATAaacatttagattttaaaaccccTCTCCATAGCTTTGAGGAGATCTGACCACCAGTCAAAGTATACCAAAGGAGGAGGAGAGCTCCCATTTCTTTATAGCT is drawn from Magnolia sinica isolate HGM2019 chromosome 5, MsV1, whole genome shotgun sequence and contains these coding sequences:
- the LOC131245675 gene encoding uncharacterized protein LOC131245675; the protein is MGLLVAAKTLAFVRPRPFLSAVSARHRTISTVRSMADSASSQFKKVQIHRDDTTFDAYVVGKEDAPGIVVLQEWWGVDFEVKNHALHISKLNPGYKALIPDLYRGKVGLDVAEAQHLMEGLDWPGAVKDIGASVNWLKENGSKKVGVTGFCMGGALSIASAVLVPQVDAVVAFYGVPSSELADPSKVKAPVQAHFGEIDNFVGFSDVTAAKSLKEKLKSSGVPYEVHLYPGIGHAFMNMSTDGLKRRREMGLKDEDKEAVDLAWSRFSSWMSCYLST